One window of Salmo salar chromosome ssa11, Ssal_v3.1, whole genome shotgun sequence genomic DNA carries:
- the LOC106562246 gene encoding stereocilin: MELIEVLDGETFLRDMSLYRDLPWSPQQAQLLFKRTHQSEIITRETVEDLGHIAGGMSCDWLKLWTNETDFSELLQFVSELPGGVRPALRKCVVEELRQRPEEDLDGISPWFAAELPVNLIESLSNTSLTAILAHIQQHFVDFLKLPRHKQMALAEKAITVLGTSQGLAEGEPLWTSWGPCCPSWTGTPWGWWTEGPWGCGWMS; encoded by the exons ATGGAGCtgatagaggttctggatggagAGACATTCCTGAGAGATATGAGCCTGTACAGAGACCTGCCCTGGTCCCCCCAACAG GCTCAACTCCTTTTCAAGAGGACCCATCAATCTGAAATCATTACCAGAGAAACTGTAGA GGACTTGGGTCATATTGCTGGTGGAATGAGCTGTGATTGGCTAAAGCTTTGGACCAATGAAACTGATTTTTCAGAGTTGcttcagtttgtcagtgagtTGCCAGGAGGGGTGAGACCAGCTCTG AGGAAATGCGTTGTAGAGGAGCTGCGGCAAAGACCAGAGGAAGACCTGGATGGTATAAGTCCCTGGTTTGCTGCAGAATTACC GGTGAACCTGATTGAGAGCCTGTCTAATACTTCACTGACAGCCATCCTGGCTCACATTCAGCAGCACTTTGTGGACTTCCTCAAGCTGCCCCGTCATAAGCAGATGGCCTTAGCAGAAAAGGCCATCACTGTGCTG GGCACCTCTCAGGGCCTGGCTGAGGGGGAGCCTCTTTGGACCTCCTGGGGCCCCTGTTGCCCTTCCTGGACAGGGACACCCTGGGGCTGGTGGACAGAGGGGCCCTGGGGCTGCGGCTGGATGAGCTGA